A single Rhopalosiphum padi isolate XX-2018 chromosome 4, ASM2088224v1, whole genome shotgun sequence DNA region contains:
- the LOC132930432 gene encoding AT-rich interactive domain-containing protein 1B-like has translation MNSALPNRAFRILIFVTWAHRVVWCQYFGEQIGDGRGHNEEHHEDHHVKPLYKYGYWVHDPKTKDVKSHWEHRDGDTVHGSYSFLQPDGHMRVVEYTADKHNGFNAHVKYMYEGHGESSDGGGGDGGGFGGSGGGFGGGGGGGGGGGGFDFHLEDASGKQSAHIGGRGGGASGRSKQPLQKFYKKPRTEKQGGQPGQYKKPLQFDSRPKSVSGYKKQRLSPVGAEQSAEHHVGGGRPNGHFDQLPKFGAPGHYHANPLSGGGSGGGSPERYHANQLSAGGGSPERYQANHLGGNSPFGYLAEDQGAEQPAEHFSRKYSSPATADTSAYLTGIQHLSSEHDPVVHRQPDVAPAASTERQHHRSSSEERQQQVPGSELEPPRLPQEDGLDERPRDDGNAPVQYDDDEDNRSRERDDGDYREDHAADSADEAPITVQKQPLREYRFEEPYPFEIPENVRISGKYQKRHSPQPSLVDSHRYTAASSYFPSWYRGSSDLNEHYH, from the exons GCGttcagaatattaatttttgtgacATGGGCGCATAGAGTTGTGTGGTGTCAATATTTCGGTGAGCAGATAGGGGACGGACGTGGTCATAACGAAGAACATCATGAAGATCATCAC GTGAAACCGTTGTACAAGTACGGGTATTGGGTGCACGATCCCAAAACCAAGGATGTCAAGAGCCACTGGGAACACCGGGACGGGGACACTGTGCACGGATCGTACTCGTTTCTTCAACCGGACGGGCACATGCGAGTGGTCGAGTACACGGCCGACAAGCACAACGGATTCAACGCTCACGTCAAGTACATGTACGAAGGACACGGAGAGAGTAGCGACGGAGGTGGCGGGGATGGGGGTGGATTCGGGGGTAGTGGTGGTGGATTTGGGGGAGGCGgcggaggcggcggcggcggcggtggcttcGACTTTCATTTAGAGGACGCGTCGGGAAAACAATCGGCGCATATCGGAGGTAGAGGTGGCGGAGCGAGTGGCCGATCGAAGCAGCCGTTGCAAAAGTTCTACAAGAAACCGCGGACGGAAAAACAAGGCGGCCAACCGGGCCAATACAAGAAGCCCCTTCAGTTCGACAGCCGTCCGAAATCGGTCAGTGGCTACAAGAAACAGCGGCTGTCGCCGGTGGGCGCGGAACAGTCGGCCGAACACCACGTCGGCGGCGGCAGACCCAACGGCCATTTCGATCAGTTGCCCAAGTTCGGAGCGCCCGGACATTATCACGCCAATCCGCTgagcggcggcggcagcggtggCGGTAGCCCCGAACGTTATCACGCGAATCAGCTGAGCGCGGGCGGCGGAAGTCCCGAACGTTATCAGGCGAACCATTTGGGCGGCAACAGTCCGTTCGGGTATCTTGCCGAGGACCAGGGCGCCGAACAACCGGCCGAACACTTCTCCCGCAAGTATTCGTCACCGGCGACGGCCGACACGTCCGCTTATCTGACCGGCATCCAACACCTTTCGTCCGAACACGACCCGGTGGTGCACCGTCAGCCGGACGTCGCGCCCGCAGCGTCGACGGAACGCCAGCACCACAGGAGTTCGTCTGAGGAACGACAGCAACAGGTGCCGGGCTCAGAGCTGGAGCCGCCGCGACTGCCACAGGAGGACGGGCTCGACGAAAGGCCTCGCGACGACGGCAACGCACCGGTGcagtacgacgacgacgaagacaaCCGTTCGCGCGAACGAGACGACGGGGACTACCGAGAAGATCACGCGGCCGATTCCGCAGACGAAGCACCGATAACCGTACAAAAGCAACCGTTACGAGAATACCGTTTCGAGGAGCCGTATCCGTTCGAAATTCCCGAAAACGTGCGGATCTCCGGCAAATACCAAAAGAGACACTCGCCGCAGCCCTCGCTAGTAGACTCGCACCGGTATACGGCCGCATCGTCGTACTTCCCCAGCTGGTACCGCGGCAGCAGCGACCTGAACGAACACTACCATTAG